The following coding sequences lie in one Mesorhizobium sp. NZP2298 genomic window:
- a CDS encoding helix-turn-helix transcriptional regulator, whose amino-acid sequence MDAPTHSAEDSRRRELGAFLRSRRERLTPSATGIATGLRRRTPGLRREEVAMIAGVGTTWYTWLEQGRDVRPSVEVLTALSEALRLDPAEKRHLFTLAGRQQPERRRIVPAKVDGPLLHMLQSLVLQPAYVVGPRWDVLAWNGAAVAIFGDYGLLEGDARNIIHGVFTDPHRRHLLVDWEQVARATLAAFRAESAKYVGDPDFERLIALMMRSSPEFREWWPQRDVVHRLSGLKHLRHPTAGPMVFEHMSLSIDDGSDMKLIVYTPLAEQNSIAKLRKLLDDLPAERRSA is encoded by the coding sequence ATGGATGCTCCCACACATTCCGCTGAAGACAGCCGCCGGCGCGAACTCGGTGCTTTCCTGCGCTCGCGACGCGAGAGGCTAACGCCCTCGGCAACCGGCATCGCGACCGGCCTCAGGCGGCGAACGCCGGGCCTGCGCCGCGAAGAGGTGGCAATGATCGCCGGTGTCGGCACCACCTGGTACACCTGGCTGGAGCAGGGCAGGGACGTGCGCCCTTCGGTGGAAGTGCTGACGGCGCTCAGCGAGGCGCTGCGGCTGGACCCGGCTGAGAAGCGGCATTTGTTCACGCTCGCCGGCCGCCAGCAGCCCGAGCGGCGGCGCATTGTGCCGGCGAAGGTCGACGGGCCCTTGCTGCATATGCTGCAGAGCCTGGTGCTGCAGCCCGCCTATGTCGTCGGCCCGCGCTGGGACGTGCTGGCCTGGAATGGCGCGGCTGTTGCCATTTTCGGCGATTACGGCCTGTTGGAGGGGGACGCCCGCAACATCATCCATGGCGTTTTCACCGATCCGCACCGGCGGCATCTGCTGGTCGACTGGGAGCAGGTGGCCCGCGCCACTCTCGCCGCGTTCCGCGCCGAAAGCGCGAAGTATGTCGGTGATCCGGATTTCGAGCGGCTGATCGCGCTGATGATGCGCTCAAGTCCCGAGTTCCGGGAATGGTGGCCGCAGCGCGACGTCGTGCACCGCCTGTCCGGCTTGAAGCACCTGCGCCACCCCACAGCCGGCCCGATGGTGTTCGAGCATATGAGCCTGTCGATCGACGACGGCTCGGACATGAAGCTGATCGTCTACACGCCGCTTGCCGAGCAGAACTCGATCGCCAAGCTGCGCAAGCTGCTCGACGACCTTCCGGCCGAGCGACGCAGCGCCTGA
- a CDS encoding TetR family transcriptional regulator C-terminal domain-containing protein, whose protein sequence is MNTSTEAPRRTRIQQEKREIILEAALEVFSTNGFRGSTIDQIAEAAGMSKPNLLYYFRRKEDIHETLMQRLLDTWLAPLRELDDIGDPMTELRSYIRRKLEMARDFPRESRLFANEILQGAPRIMPLLAGELKTLVDEKASVIKGWMRAGKIAKTDPWHLIFSIWATTQHYADFDVQVRAVLGPNRGGDGRFEDAARFLEQLFLEGLRPKG, encoded by the coding sequence GTGAACACCAGCACGGAAGCCCCCCGCCGCACCCGCATCCAGCAGGAAAAGCGCGAAATCATCCTGGAGGCCGCACTCGAGGTGTTCTCCACCAACGGCTTCCGCGGCTCGACCATAGACCAGATCGCCGAAGCCGCCGGCATGTCGAAGCCGAACCTGCTCTATTACTTCCGCCGCAAGGAAGACATTCACGAGACTTTGATGCAGCGCCTGCTCGACACCTGGCTGGCGCCGTTGCGTGAGCTCGACGACATCGGCGATCCCATGACCGAGCTCAGGAGCTACATCCGGCGCAAGCTCGAAATGGCGCGCGATTTTCCGCGCGAGAGCCGGCTGTTCGCCAACGAGATCCTGCAAGGCGCGCCGCGCATCATGCCGCTGCTGGCCGGCGAGTTGAAGACGCTGGTCGACGAGAAGGCATCAGTCATCAAGGGCTGGATGCGTGCCGGCAAGATCGCCAAGACCGACCCCTGGCACCTGATCTTCTCGATCTGGGCGACGACGCAGCACTATGCCGATTTCGACGTCCAGGTCCGCGCGGTGCTGGGACCGAACCGAGGCGGCGACGGCCGCTTCGAGGACGCGGCGCGGTTTCTGGAGCAATTGTTTCTTGAGGGGCTGAGACCAAAGGGCTGA
- a CDS encoding aspartate aminotransferase family protein, giving the protein MSNRLKVTPNDLSAFWMPFTANRQFKQAPRMFVSAKDMHYTTSDGRKVLDGTAGLWCVNAGHCRPKITEAIQHQAAELDYAPAFQMGHPIVFELANRLVDIAPKGMDHVFFTNSGSESVETALKMAIAYHRVKGEGSRTRLIGRERGYHGVNFGGISVGGIVTNRKMFGTLLGGVDHMPHTHLPEKNAFSKGVPEHGAELANELERIVALHDASTIAAVIVEPVAGSTGVILPPKGYLQKLREICTKHGILLIFDEVITGFGRLGAPFAADYFGVVPDIMTTAKGVSNGVIPMGAVFVKKEIHDAFMTGPEHMIEFFHGYTYSGNPIACAAALGTLDTYKEEGLLTRGEELAPYWEDALHSLKGEPHVIDIRNIGLIGAIELAPIAGSPTKRAFSAFVKAFERGALIRTTGDIIALSPPLIITKGQINELIDHVREVLRSID; this is encoded by the coding sequence ATGTCCAACCGGCTGAAAGTCACGCCGAACGATCTCAGTGCATTCTGGATGCCGTTCACGGCAAACCGGCAGTTCAAGCAGGCGCCACGCATGTTCGTGTCCGCCAAGGACATGCATTACACGACCAGCGACGGCCGCAAGGTGCTGGACGGCACCGCCGGCCTGTGGTGCGTCAATGCCGGCCACTGCCGGCCGAAGATCACCGAGGCGATCCAGCACCAGGCCGCCGAACTCGATTACGCGCCTGCCTTCCAGATGGGCCATCCCATCGTGTTCGAACTGGCCAACCGCCTGGTCGACATCGCGCCCAAGGGCATGGACCACGTGTTTTTCACCAATTCCGGTTCGGAATCGGTCGAGACCGCGCTGAAGATGGCGATTGCCTATCACCGGGTGAAGGGCGAGGGATCGCGCACCCGCCTGATTGGCCGCGAGCGCGGCTATCATGGCGTTAATTTCGGCGGTATCTCGGTCGGCGGCATCGTCACCAACCGCAAGATGTTCGGCACGCTGCTCGGCGGCGTCGACCATATGCCGCACACGCATCTGCCGGAGAAGAACGCCTTCTCCAAGGGCGTACCGGAACATGGCGCGGAGCTCGCCAACGAGTTGGAACGCATCGTGGCGCTGCATGACGCCTCGACCATCGCCGCTGTCATCGTCGAGCCGGTCGCCGGCTCCACCGGCGTCATCCTGCCGCCCAAGGGCTATCTGCAGAAGCTGCGCGAAATCTGCACCAAGCATGGCATCCTGTTGATCTTCGACGAGGTCATCACCGGTTTCGGCCGCCTCGGCGCACCGTTCGCGGCCGACTATTTCGGCGTGGTTCCCGATATCATGACCACCGCCAAGGGCGTCTCCAACGGCGTCATCCCGATGGGCGCGGTGTTCGTGAAGAAGGAAATCCACGACGCCTTCATGACCGGTCCCGAGCACATGATCGAGTTCTTCCACGGCTACACCTATTCGGGCAATCCGATCGCCTGTGCGGCCGCACTCGGCACACTCGACACCTACAAGGAAGAAGGTCTGCTTACCCGCGGCGAGGAACTGGCGCCCTATTGGGAAGACGCGCTGCACTCGCTGAAGGGCGAGCCGCATGTCATCGACATCAGGAACATCGGCCTGATCGGCGCGATCGAACTGGCGCCTATTGCCGGCAGCCCGACCAAGCGCGCCTTCTCGGCCTTCGTCAAGGCGTTCGAACGCGGCGCGCTGATTCGCACCACCGGTGATATCATCGCGCTGTCGCCGCCGCTGATCATCACCAAGGGCCAGATCAACGAACTGATCGACCATGTGCGGGAAGTGCTGCGGTCGATAGACTAG
- a CDS encoding Zn-dependent hydrolase, whose protein sequence is MAAPGENLRINSDRLWDSLMEMAKIGPGIAGGNNRQTVTDEDGEGRHLFKRWCEAAGLEMGVDEMGTMFARREGTDPSLAPVYVGSHLDTQPTGGKYDGVLGVLGGLEVVRSLNDLGIKTKHPIVVTNWTNEEGSRFAPAMMASGVFAGVLDQADVYEHTDKNGKKFGEELERIGWKGTEKVGDRKIHAFFELHIEQGPILEDEDIDIGVVTHGQGLKWLQVTLTGKEAHTGSTPMPKRRNAGLGMARVIELVHEIAMDYQPDAVGAVGHMEAYPNSRNIIAGRTVFTIDIRSPEKEVLDAMDGRIREGIDTICEALDIQYKVEQVGHFDPVTFDAGCVKAIRDAAERLGYTHRNIVSGAGHDACWINRVAPTAMVMCPCVDGLSHNEAEEITKEWASAGADVLFHAVVETAVIVE, encoded by the coding sequence ATGGCCGCACCCGGCGAGAATCTGCGAATCAATTCAGATCGTTTGTGGGATTCGCTGATGGAGATGGCGAAGATCGGCCCCGGCATTGCCGGCGGCAACAATCGCCAGACCGTGACAGACGAGGATGGCGAGGGCCGGCATCTGTTCAAGCGCTGGTGCGAGGCCGCCGGGCTCGAAATGGGCGTCGACGAGATGGGCACCATGTTTGCCCGCCGCGAGGGCACCGACCCCAGCCTGGCCCCGGTCTATGTCGGCAGCCATCTCGACACGCAGCCGACAGGCGGCAAATATGACGGGGTGCTCGGCGTTCTTGGCGGGCTGGAAGTCGTGCGCTCACTCAACGATCTCGGCATCAAGACGAAACATCCGATCGTCGTCACCAACTGGACCAACGAGGAAGGCTCGCGCTTCGCGCCGGCGATGATGGCGTCGGGCGTGTTCGCCGGTGTGCTCGATCAGGCCGATGTCTATGAGCACACGGACAAGAACGGCAAGAAATTCGGCGAGGAGCTGGAGCGCATAGGCTGGAAGGGCACCGAGAAGGTCGGCGATCGCAAGATCCACGCCTTCTTCGAACTGCATATCGAGCAGGGCCCGATCCTCGAGGACGAAGACATAGACATCGGTGTCGTCACCCATGGCCAGGGCCTGAAATGGCTGCAGGTGACGCTGACCGGCAAGGAAGCCCATACCGGCTCGACGCCGATGCCCAAGCGCCGCAATGCCGGGCTCGGCATGGCTCGCGTGATCGAACTGGTGCATGAGATCGCCATGGACTACCAGCCCGACGCCGTTGGCGCGGTCGGCCACATGGAGGCCTATCCCAACTCGCGCAACATCATCGCCGGCCGCACCGTCTTCACCATCGACATACGCTCGCCGGAGAAGGAAGTGCTGGACGCCATGGACGGCCGCATCCGCGAAGGCATCGACACGATCTGCGAGGCACTGGATATCCAGTACAAGGTCGAGCAGGTCGGCCATTTCGATCCGGTCACTTTCGATGCCGGCTGCGTGAAGGCCATCCGCGATGCCGCCGAACGGCTTGGCTACACGCACCGCAACATCGTCTCGGGTGCCGGCCATGATGCCTGCTGGATCAACCGCGTCGCGCCGACCGCAATGGTGATGTGCCCCTGCGTCGATGGGCTGAGCCACAACGAGGCCGAGGAGATCACCAAGGAATGGGCCTCGGCCGGCGCCGACGTGCTGTTCCACGCGGTGGTGGAGACGGCTGTCATCGTGGAGTGA
- the hydA gene encoding dihydropyrimidinase, with the protein MTKVIKNGTVVTADRSWKADVLFSHGKIVAIGSDLHGDHEYDATGCYVMPGGIDPHTHLEMPFMGTYSADDFESGTRAALAGGTTMVVDFCLPAPQQSLLEALQMWDNKTSKASCDYSFHMAITWWGKQVFDEMATVVDKGITSFKHFMAYKGALMVDDDEMYASFQRCADLGALPLVHAENGDVVAALSQKLLAAGNNGPEGHAYSRPPEVEGEATNRAIMIADMAGVPLYVVHVSCEQSHEAIRRARQKGMRVFGEPLIQHLTLDESEYFDKDWDHAARRVMSPPFRNRLHQDSLWAGLQAGSLQVVATDHCAFTTKQKRFGVGDFTKIPNGTGGLEDRLPVLWTKGVNTGRLTMNEFVAVTSTNIAKILNMYPRKGAIVEGADADIIVWDPKRKKTIAAKKQQSVIDYNVFEGVEVTGLPRFVFSRGELSIEETEVKAKPGHGQFVGREPNAAVNRALSTWKEITAPRKVERTGIPATGV; encoded by the coding sequence ATGACCAAAGTCATCAAGAACGGCACCGTCGTCACCGCTGACCGCAGCTGGAAGGCCGACGTGCTGTTCAGCCACGGCAAGATCGTCGCCATCGGCTCGGACCTGCATGGCGATCATGAGTACGACGCCACCGGCTGCTATGTGATGCCGGGCGGCATCGACCCTCATACCCATCTCGAAATGCCGTTCATGGGCACCTATTCGGCCGACGATTTCGAATCCGGCACGCGTGCGGCCCTTGCCGGCGGCACCACGATGGTGGTCGATTTCTGCCTGCCGGCGCCGCAGCAATCGCTGTTGGAGGCCTTGCAGATGTGGGACAACAAGACCTCCAAGGCGTCGTGCGACTATTCCTTCCACATGGCGATCACATGGTGGGGCAAGCAGGTGTTCGACGAAATGGCCACCGTCGTCGACAAGGGCATCACCTCGTTCAAGCACTTCATGGCCTACAAGGGCGCACTGATGGTGGATGACGACGAGATGTATGCGTCGTTCCAGCGCTGCGCCGACCTTGGCGCGCTGCCGCTGGTGCATGCCGAGAATGGCGATGTGGTTGCCGCCCTGTCGCAGAAGCTGCTCGCCGCCGGCAACAACGGACCCGAGGGCCATGCCTATTCGCGCCCGCCGGAAGTGGAGGGCGAGGCGACCAACCGCGCCATCATGATCGCCGACATGGCCGGCGTGCCGCTCTATGTCGTGCATGTCTCCTGCGAGCAGAGCCATGAGGCCATCCGCCGGGCGCGCCAGAAAGGCATGCGCGTTTTCGGCGAACCGCTGATCCAGCACCTGACACTGGACGAGAGCGAGTATTTCGACAAGGACTGGGATCATGCCGCGCGGCGCGTGATGAGCCCACCCTTCCGCAACAGGCTGCACCAGGATTCGTTGTGGGCCGGCTTGCAGGCGGGATCGCTGCAGGTGGTGGCGACCGACCATTGCGCCTTCACCACCAAGCAGAAGCGCTTCGGCGTCGGCGATTTCACCAAGATACCGAACGGCACCGGTGGCCTCGAGGACCGTTTGCCGGTGTTGTGGACCAAGGGCGTCAACACCGGGCGGCTGACGATGAACGAGTTCGTCGCGGTGACCTCGACCAACATCGCCAAGATCCTCAACATGTATCCCAGGAAGGGCGCCATCGTCGAAGGTGCTGACGCCGACATCATCGTCTGGGATCCGAAGCGCAAGAAGACGATCGCAGCCAAGAAGCAGCAGTCTGTCATCGACTATAACGTCTTCGAAGGCGTCGAGGTGACCGGCCTGCCACGCTTCGTCTTCTCGCGCGGCGAACTGTCGATCGAGGAGACCGAGGTGAAGGCCAAGCCCGGCCATGGCCAGTTCGTCGGGCGCGAGCCGAACGCCGCGGTCAACCGCGCGCTGTCGACGTGGAAGGAAATCACCGCGCCGCGCAAGGTGGAACGCACAGGCATCCCGGCGACGGGAGTTTGA
- a CDS encoding cupin domain-containing protein, whose amino-acid sequence MSPKPTCHLIRPESTYEGKQGLTYFAGIATESVGSSGICMHVLTMPPGARAKAHLHENHETAIYVLSGEVHTWYGDRLEHHIVVKAGDLFYIPAGVPHLPANLSNAPSSAVIARTDPNEQESVVLLPELDALVA is encoded by the coding sequence ATGTCGCCCAAACCCACTTGCCATCTTATCCGCCCTGAAAGCACTTATGAAGGCAAGCAGGGTTTGACCTATTTCGCCGGCATTGCCACGGAATCGGTCGGCTCCTCCGGCATCTGCATGCACGTTCTCACCATGCCGCCCGGCGCCCGCGCCAAGGCGCATCTGCACGAGAACCATGAGACGGCGATCTATGTCCTCTCCGGCGAGGTCCATACCTGGTATGGCGACCGGCTCGAGCACCACATCGTCGTCAAGGCCGGTGACCTCTTCTACATTCCTGCCGGCGTGCCGCATTTGCCGGCCAATCTGAGCAACGCCCCGTCTTCGGCCGTCATTGCCCGCACCGATCCCAACGAACAGGAAAGCGTCGTCCTGCTGCCGGAACTGGATGCGCTGGTCGCCTGA
- a CDS encoding ABC transporter ATP-binding protein produces the protein MTGISPAVVAASKLGLTFQTNDGPVQALSNVDLTIGKGEFVSFIGPSGCGKTTLLRVIADLEKPTSGTISVNGMTAEQAREKRAYGYVFQAAALFPWRTIERNVALPLEIMGLSRAEQAERIKRTLDLVNLSGFEKKYPWQLSGGMQQRASIARALAFDADLLLMDEPFGALDEIVRDHLNEQLLQLWARTNKTICFVTHSIPEAVYLSTRIVVMSPRPGRVSDIIESTLPKERPLDIRETPEFLAIAARVRDGLRAGHSYDD, from the coding sequence ATGACCGGAATTTCGCCAGCCGTCGTCGCGGCAAGCAAACTTGGCCTCACCTTCCAGACCAATGACGGACCGGTCCAGGCACTGTCCAATGTCGACCTGACCATCGGCAAGGGAGAATTCGTCTCCTTTATCGGGCCGTCGGGTTGCGGCAAGACCACGCTGCTGCGCGTCATCGCCGACCTGGAGAAACCGACATCGGGGACGATTTCGGTCAACGGCATGACTGCGGAGCAGGCACGCGAGAAGCGCGCCTATGGCTATGTCTTCCAGGCCGCCGCGCTGTTTCCGTGGCGCACGATCGAACGCAATGTCGCGCTGCCGCTGGAGATCATGGGCCTCTCCAGGGCGGAGCAGGCGGAGCGCATCAAGCGCACGCTCGACCTCGTCAACCTCTCGGGCTTCGAGAAAAAATACCCCTGGCAGCTTTCCGGCGGCATGCAGCAGCGCGCCTCGATCGCGCGTGCGCTCGCCTTCGACGCCGACCTGCTGTTGATGGACGAGCCATTCGGCGCGCTGGACGAGATTGTGCGCGACCATCTCAATGAGCAATTGCTGCAACTGTGGGCGCGAACCAACAAGACCATCTGCTTCGTCACTCACTCCATTCCGGAAGCCGTCTACCTCTCGACGCGCATCGTGGTCATGTCACCGCGCCCGGGGCGTGTCAGCGACATCATCGAATCGACACTGCCGAAGGAGCGGCCGCTCGACATCCGCGAGACGCCGGAGTTTCTGGCGATCGCGGCCCGCGTGCGCGATGGTCTGCGGGCAGGGCACAGCTATGATGATTGA
- a CDS encoding ABC transporter permease: MDSFRDKLVPVTSILLGVVILWYVFAVILNTPFQRDLDRRANATSTFSEFIGKTLSQPKPTLPAPHQVAVNFFENTFLRPINSNRSLVYNAWVTLSSTLLGFAFGTALGIIIAVGIVHVATLDRSLMPWIIASQTIPILAVAPMIIVVLAAIGITGLIPKAMISTYLSFFPVTVGMVKGLRSPEIMHLDLMHTYNASRAQTFWKLRVPASVPFLFTSMKVAVAASLVGAIVGELPTGAVAGIGAKLLAGAYYSQSIDIWSALVAGSIVAALLVMVVGIAGRLVDRAMGGRPA, from the coding sequence ATGGACTCGTTCCGCGACAAGCTCGTCCCCGTGACGTCGATCCTGTTGGGCGTCGTCATCCTCTGGTACGTCTTCGCCGTCATCCTCAACACGCCGTTTCAGCGCGACCTCGACCGCCGCGCCAACGCGACCTCCACCTTCAGCGAATTCATCGGCAAGACGCTGTCGCAGCCCAAGCCGACGCTGCCGGCGCCGCATCAGGTGGCGGTGAACTTCTTCGAGAACACTTTTCTGCGGCCCATCAATTCGAACCGCAGCCTCGTCTACAATGCCTGGGTGACGCTGTCGTCGACACTGCTCGGCTTCGCCTTCGGCACCGCGCTCGGCATCATCATCGCGGTGGGCATCGTGCATGTGGCGACGCTCGACCGCAGCCTGATGCCGTGGATCATCGCTTCGCAGACCATTCCGATCCTGGCGGTGGCGCCGATGATCATCGTCGTGCTGGCGGCGATCGGCATCACCGGCCTGATCCCGAAGGCGATGATCTCGACCTATCTGTCGTTCTTCCCGGTGACCGTCGGCATGGTGAAGGGGCTGCGCTCGCCCGAGATCATGCATCTCGACCTGATGCATACCTACAATGCCAGCCGTGCGCAGACCTTCTGGAAATTGCGTGTCCCGGCCTCGGTGCCGTTCCTGTTCACCTCCATGAAGGTGGCGGTGGCGGCAAGCCTGGTCGGCGCCATCGTCGGCGAACTGCCCACCGGTGCGGTCGCCGGCATCGGCGCCAAGCTGCTCGCCGGCGCCTATTACAGCCAGTCCATCGACATCTGGTCGGCGCTGGTCGCGGGTTCCATCGTGGCGGCACTTCTGGTCATGGTGGTCGGCATTGCCGGCCGCCTCGTCGACCGCGCCATGGGCGGGAGGCCGGCATGA
- a CDS encoding ABC transporter permease gives MKWLKPSWQAVLAILLCLIAVALGAMSKPEAAALADPTASINYPYLGTKGVMLGLAIVAALISMIRIPSLAEAVVLFVGAHLVAWLLISGIAGFEGTALAPYFLLLAAAWLLGWRCVAVLSSLRPMRGLARNALRLIIPAIFGAWILIIWEAVTRGAGIPFILLPPPSAIGARIASSLPVLGADVRQTIFKAVLFGYVVGSGAGFITAILADRVPFLRRGLLPIGNMVSALPIIGVAPIMVMWFGFDWQSKAAVVIIMTFFPMLVNTVAGLAASGHMERDLMRTYASGYWPTLVKLRLPAAAPFIFNALKINSTLALIGAIVAEFFGTPVVGMGFRISTEVGRMNIDMVWAEIAVAALAGSVFYGVVALVERAVTFWHPSVRGG, from the coding sequence ATGAAGTGGCTGAAACCCTCCTGGCAAGCGGTGCTGGCGATCCTGCTCTGCCTGATCGCGGTCGCCCTCGGCGCGATGTCGAAGCCGGAAGCGGCAGCGCTTGCGGACCCGACAGCGAGCATCAACTATCCCTACCTTGGAACGAAGGGCGTGATGCTCGGCCTGGCGATCGTGGCGGCACTGATCTCGATGATCAGGATTCCGTCGCTTGCGGAGGCCGTCGTGCTGTTTGTCGGCGCCCATCTCGTTGCCTGGCTGCTGATCTCGGGCATCGCGGGGTTCGAAGGCACGGCACTGGCGCCGTATTTCCTGCTGCTCGCGGCCGCCTGGTTGCTTGGCTGGCGCTGCGTGGCGGTGCTGTCCAGCCTTCGTCCGATGAGGGGATTGGCCCGCAACGCGCTGCGCCTGATAATCCCCGCCATATTCGGCGCCTGGATCCTGATCATCTGGGAAGCGGTGACGCGGGGCGCCGGCATCCCCTTCATCCTGTTGCCGCCGCCCAGCGCCATCGGCGCGCGCATCGCCAGCTCGCTGCCGGTGCTCGGCGCCGATGTCCGGCAGACCATCTTCAAGGCGGTGCTCTTCGGCTATGTCGTCGGCAGCGGCGCCGGTTTCATCACCGCGATCCTCGCCGATCGCGTGCCGTTCCTGCGGCGCGGACTCCTGCCGATCGGCAACATGGTCTCGGCGCTGCCGATCATCGGCGTGGCGCCAATCATGGTCATGTGGTTCGGCTTCGACTGGCAGTCCAAGGCGGCTGTCGTCATCATCATGACCTTCTTCCCGATGCTGGTGAACACGGTCGCCGGCCTGGCCGCCTCAGGCCATATGGAGCGCGACCTGATGCGCACCTATGCGTCGGGCTACTGGCCGACACTGGTCAAGCTCAGGCTGCCGGCAGCGGCCCCCTTCATCTTCAACGCGCTGAAGATCAACTCGACGCTGGCCCTGATCGGCGCCATCGTCGCCGAGTTCTTCGGCACGCCCGTGGTCGGCATGGGCTTCCGCATCTCGACCGAGGTCGGGCGGATGAACATCGACATGGTCTGGGCCGAAATCGCAGTTGCAGCACTTGCGGGTTCGGTCTTTTATGGCGTGGTCGCTCTTGTCGAAAGAGCCGTCACGTTTTGGCATCCCTCTGTCCGTGGTGGATAG
- a CDS encoding ABC transporter substrate-binding protein, which translates to MKKLIIPVLAGAMSLAAFQAMAADKVTLQLKWVTQAQFAGYYVAKAKGFYEAEGLDVDIKPGGPDIAPEQVIAGGGADVIVDWMGGALAAREKGVPLVNIAQPFKKAGMELVCPKDGPIKTEADFKGHTLGVWFFGNEYPFYAWMNKLGLKTDGGPDGVTVLKQSFDVQPLIQKQADCISVMTYNEYWQLIDAGYKPEQLTVFNYSAMGNDLLEDGLYASEDKLKDPAFEDKMVRFVRASMKGWKYAVDNNDEAAGIVMDGGGQDENHQKRMMSEVAKLIDNADGKLDPATYERTAKALLDQKIITKEPKGAYTTAITDKAIK; encoded by the coding sequence ATGAAAAAACTGATTATTCCCGTTTTGGCCGGCGCGATGTCGCTGGCCGCGTTCCAGGCAATGGCCGCCGACAAGGTGACGTTGCAGTTGAAATGGGTCACGCAGGCCCAGTTTGCCGGCTACTATGTCGCCAAGGCCAAGGGTTTCTACGAGGCCGAGGGTCTCGACGTCGACATCAAGCCGGGCGGCCCGGACATTGCGCCCGAGCAGGTGATCGCCGGCGGCGGTGCCGACGTCATCGTCGACTGGATGGGCGGGGCACTGGCCGCGCGCGAAAAGGGCGTGCCGCTGGTCAACATTGCCCAGCCGTTCAAGAAGGCCGGCATGGAGCTGGTCTGCCCGAAGGACGGTCCGATCAAGACCGAAGCCGACTTCAAGGGCCACACGCTCGGTGTCTGGTTCTTCGGCAACGAATATCCGTTCTACGCCTGGATGAACAAGCTCGGCCTCAAGACCGATGGCGGCCCGGATGGCGTCACGGTCTTGAAGCAAAGCTTCGACGTGCAGCCGCTGATCCAGAAGCAGGCGGATTGCATCTCGGTCATGACCTACAATGAGTACTGGCAGTTGATCGACGCCGGCTACAAGCCGGAACAGCTGACTGTCTTCAACTACTCGGCGATGGGCAACGACCTGCTCGAGGACGGGCTCTATGCCTCGGAAGACAAGCTCAAGGACCCGGCCTTCGAGGACAAGATGGTGCGGTTCGTGCGCGCCTCGATGAAAGGCTGGAAATATGCCGTCGACAACAATGACGAAGCCGCCGGCATCGTCATGGACGGCGGCGGCCAGGACGAGAACCACCAGAAGCGGATGATGAGCGAAGTCGCCAAGCTGATCGACAACGCCGACGGCAAGCTCGACCCGGCGACCTATGAACGCACCGCCAAGGCGCTGCTCGACCAGAAGATCATCACCAAGGAGCCGAAAGGCGCCTACACGACCGCCATCACCGACAAGGCGATCAAATAA
- a CDS encoding Lrp/AsnC family transcriptional regulator: MQQKIADDFDLRILRELRADARITNNELAERIGLSPSPCLRRVRRLEETGVIKGYTTLVDPAAFGWSMVAIATIRLSRQNEDEIVMFEDAIRGWEEVLECHLVTGSRDYVLKVVTGSLEQYERFIKEKIARLKCVASIETSFVMNTIKERRL; the protein is encoded by the coding sequence GTGCAGCAGAAGATAGCCGACGACTTCGACCTCAGGATTCTCAGGGAATTGCGGGCGGATGCCCGCATCACCAACAACGAGCTTGCCGAGCGCATCGGCCTGTCGCCGTCGCCTTGCCTCAGGCGCGTGCGGCGGCTGGAGGAGACCGGCGTCATCAAGGGCTATACCACGCTGGTCGACCCCGCCGCCTTCGGCTGGAGCATGGTCGCCATCGCCACCATCCGGCTCAGCCGGCAGAACGAGGACGAGATCGTGATGTTCGAGGACGCGATCCGCGGCTGGGAAGAGGTGCTGGAGTGCCACCTCGTCACCGGTTCGCGCGACTATGTGCTGAAGGTGGTGACCGGCAGCCTCGAACAGTATGAGCGCTTCATCAAGGAAAAGATCGCAAGGCTTAAATGCGTCGCCTCGATCGAGACCAGCTTCGTCATGAACACCATAAAGGAACGGCGCCTCTGA